A section of the Methanococcus voltae genome encodes:
- the pheT gene encoding phenylalanine--tRNA ligase subunit beta encodes MPTINVDKKDLEYLANLSLSDKLIEDKFPMMGVEVEELFEEDKREMVQFSINPNRPDYLSVEGLARGFRGFMGIQTGLSKYDIHDSDIEVIVKNNKERPYIAFALVKNVIVDDLILESIINLQEKLHWAIGRDRKKLAIGVHDYDKIEAPFTYDEVEGDAVKFVPLAMAEAGEMTPAEIIEKHEKGQKYAHLIKDKFPLITDKNGSVLSMPPIINGELTKVTTNTKNLLIDITGTEKGAVENTLNIVATALAERRGTIYSVKVIYEEDGKVVDTKTYPNLEPTQMEIDLEFINKKLGLELNFGQVISALRKAGLDAELINKDGNNVLNVYIPAYRNDMLGKVDIVEEIAINYGYEKFKGAKINVHTIGQKNELEVKSTEIKNTMIGLGFQEVMNLTLTNKGILFDKMNLEVGNVEEGCKDYIEVLKPASIEHNVIRTSIIPQLLETLKINKHNELPQKIFEIGDCVIIDEEADETEKCFDTKCKDIRKVSGAIIQPNGNFNEIRSAIDALLREQFENYTIENYVHPSFIKGRCAKILINGEYKGLFGEINPQVIVNFELEHPITAFEIEIDN; translated from the coding sequence ATGCCTACAATCAATGTTGATAAGAAGGATTTAGAATATTTGGCAAATTTATCACTTTCTGATAAATTAATCGAAGATAAATTCCCTATGATGGGCGTTGAAGTTGAAGAACTTTTCGAAGAAGATAAAAGAGAAATGGTTCAATTTTCAATTAACCCGAATAGACCAGACTATTTAAGCGTAGAAGGTCTTGCAAGAGGTTTTAGGGGCTTTATGGGTATTCAAACAGGTTTATCCAAATACGATATTCATGATAGTGATATCGAAGTAATCGTTAAAAACAACAAAGAAAGACCATATATAGCTTTTGCACTAGTTAAAAACGTAATTGTAGATGATTTGATACTTGAAAGCATCATCAACCTTCAAGAAAAGTTACACTGGGCAATCGGTAGAGATAGGAAAAAATTGGCTATTGGTGTTCACGATTATGATAAAATCGAAGCTCCATTTACTTATGATGAAGTAGAAGGCGATGCAGTTAAATTTGTACCTTTAGCAATGGCAGAAGCTGGCGAAATGACCCCTGCTGAAATAATCGAAAAACACGAAAAAGGTCAAAAATACGCACACCTTATAAAAGATAAATTCCCGTTAATCACTGATAAAAACGGAAGTGTATTGTCAATGCCTCCGATAATCAACGGAGAATTAACCAAAGTTACTACAAACACTAAAAATCTCTTAATAGATATTACGGGAACTGAAAAAGGTGCTGTTGAAAATACATTGAATATTGTAGCAACTGCCCTTGCTGAAAGAAGAGGAACCATTTACAGCGTAAAAGTAATTTACGAAGAAGATGGAAAGGTTGTTGATACAAAAACCTACCCTAACTTAGAACCAACACAAATGGAAATCGACTTAGAGTTTATTAATAAAAAATTAGGATTAGAGTTAAACTTTGGTCAAGTTATTTCAGCTTTGAGAAAAGCAGGTTTAGACGCTGAATTAATCAATAAAGATGGCAATAACGTACTTAACGTTTACATTCCTGCATACAGAAACGATATGTTAGGAAAAGTAGATATTGTTGAAGAAATAGCTATTAACTACGGTTACGAAAAATTCAAAGGCGCTAAAATAAACGTACATACAATTGGACAGAAAAACGAATTGGAAGTTAAATCAACAGAAATCAAAAATACAATGATTGGTTTAGGATTCCAAGAAGTTATGAACTTAACACTTACAAATAAAGGCATTTTATTTGATAAAATGAATTTAGAGGTAGGCAATGTTGAAGAAGGTTGTAAAGATTACATCGAAGTTTTAAAACCGGCTTCAATTGAGCATAACGTCATTAGAACTTCAATTATTCCTCAATTGTTGGAAACGCTTAAAATAAACAAGCACAATGAATTACCTCAAAAAATCTTTGAAATTGGAGACTGTGTAATCATTGATGAAGAAGCAGACGAGACTGAAAAATGCTTTGATACCAAATGTAAAGACATTAGAAAAGTTTCTGGTGCTATAATTCAACCAAATGGTAACTTTAATGAAATTAGAAGTGCAATAGACGCACTTTTAAGAGAACAGTTTGAAAATTACACAATTGAAAACTACGTTCACCCATCATTTATTAAAGGCAGATGTGCTAAAATTTTAATAAATGGAGAATACAAAGGATTATTTGGAGAAATTAATCCACAAGTTATTGTTAATTTCGAATTAGAACATCCAATAACTGCTTTTGAAATTGAAATAGACAATTAA
- the pscS gene encoding O-phospho-L-seryl-tRNA:Cys-tRNA synthase, producing MENTEKTMIGTEINTDKYKNIKRHLEREMINLNPIQRGGILPTESKKVIYEYWDGYSVCDYCAGRLDQVETPPIHEYLDDASKFFGADITRPTHGARESKYVIMNSVCNRGDYVIMDGNAHYTSFVAAERARLNIDIAPVEDYPTYRVNPEKYKERIEILEDEGKPIGLLLLTHVDGNYGNVADAKKVGKIAKDKGYPFLLNCAYSAGRMPVNAEDLNADFLAISGHKSMSGSGPCGLLSISNKNEDYGKKILKTSKKNIVKELEMLGCTSRGIPILTLMTSFAHVIERVNNWDKEVKRARWIIDELETLGFKQIGEKPKNHDLIKFETPILDEIAEHDKRKGYFFYEELKRRGIGGIRRGATKEFKMSTFGLTDEQTKYVVDSFKEIIENGKKENKLN from the coding sequence ATGGAAAATACTGAAAAAACTATGATTGGAACTGAAATAAATACCGATAAGTACAAAAATATTAAAAGACATCTCGAAAGAGAAATGATTAACTTAAACCCGATTCAGAGGGGCGGAATTTTACCAACTGAGTCCAAAAAGGTTATTTATGAGTATTGGGACGGCTACAGTGTTTGTGACTACTGCGCTGGTAGATTAGACCAGGTTGAAACACCTCCTATTCATGAATATTTGGACGACGCGTCAAAATTCTTCGGTGCTGATATTACTAGACCTACACACGGGGCAAGGGAAAGTAAGTACGTTATAATGAATTCAGTATGTAATCGCGGTGATTACGTAATTATGGATGGTAACGCACACTATACATCTTTTGTAGCTGCTGAACGTGCAAGATTAAACATTGATATCGCACCTGTGGAAGATTACCCTACTTACAGAGTAAATCCTGAAAAATATAAGGAAAGAATTGAAATATTGGAAGATGAAGGTAAACCTATAGGTTTACTATTACTTACACACGTTGATGGTAACTACGGGAACGTAGCAGACGCTAAAAAGGTTGGGAAGATTGCAAAAGATAAAGGATACCCATTCTTATTAAATTGTGCTTACTCCGCAGGTAGGATGCCAGTAAACGCAGAAGACTTAAACGCTGATTTTTTGGCTATTTCAGGTCACAAAAGTATGTCTGGCTCAGGACCTTGCGGTTTATTGTCCATTAGCAATAAAAATGAAGATTACGGCAAAAAAATCTTAAAAACGTCCAAAAAAAATATTGTAAAAGAGCTCGAAATGTTAGGTTGTACAAGTAGGGGTATTCCAATATTAACACTTATGACAAGCTTCGCACACGTTATTGAAAGAGTTAACAACTGGGATAAAGAAGTTAAACGTGCAAGATGGATTATTGATGAATTAGAGACTTTAGGATTTAAACAAATCGGTGAGAAACCTAAAAATCACGATTTAATTAAATTCGAAACTCCTATTCTTGATGAAATTGCTGAGCATGACAAAAGAAAAGGTTACTTCTTCTACGAAGAACTTAAAAGAAGGGGTATCGGCGGTATAAGAAGAGGAGCTACTAAAGAGTTTAAAATGAGTACTTTCGGCTTAACTGACGAGCAAACAAAATATGTTGTTGATAGTTTCAAAGAAATTATTGAAAACGGAAAAAAAGAAAACAAATTAAATTAA
- the purM gene encoding phosphoribosylformylglycinamidine cyclo-ligase, translating to MVTYKDAGVDIYGEDKIIKALVSQINFKRTDAIKPADLDGHYAGAIEFGDYYLVLCTDGVGSKMVVAEMANKFDTVPIDMIAMNVNDAICIGAEPVALVDYMAVETITEDIAKQIGKGLNEGLEQSNINLIGGETASLPSMINGVDLAGTVLAVVKKDEIITGKEAKKGDVIVGLRSSGVHSNGLSLARKVFFDIANLDVNSKLKHGKTVAEELLTPTKIYVKPVMDMIKKSDINVKGLAHITGGGFRKIKRLNKNVTYVINELPEPLPVFKEIQELGSVDTHEMFKTFNMGIGFCVVVAKEDAEKVIEMANQYLIPAQIIGKIDDEYTLENGETVKDTVIVKYGKDEFIME from the coding sequence TTGGTTACTTACAAAGACGCAGGCGTAGATATTTACGGCGAAGACAAAATAATAAAAGCATTAGTTTCACAAATCAACTTTAAAAGAACAGACGCAATAAAACCAGCTGATTTAGATGGTCACTATGCAGGAGCTATCGAATTTGGCGATTATTACTTAGTACTCTGCACTGACGGAGTAGGTAGTAAAATGGTAGTTGCAGAGATGGCTAATAAATTTGATACTGTTCCTATAGACATGATTGCCATGAATGTTAACGATGCTATTTGCATTGGTGCTGAACCGGTCGCATTAGTCGATTATATGGCAGTTGAAACAATCACCGAAGATATTGCAAAACAAATCGGTAAAGGATTAAATGAAGGATTAGAGCAGTCCAATATAAACTTAATCGGTGGAGAAACTGCTTCATTACCAAGTATGATAAACGGTGTCGACCTTGCAGGAACTGTTTTAGCAGTTGTTAAAAAGGATGAAATAATTACAGGTAAGGAAGCTAAAAAAGGCGACGTAATCGTTGGTTTAAGAAGTAGTGGAGTTCACAGTAACGGTTTATCACTTGCAAGAAAAGTATTCTTTGATATTGCAAATTTGGACGTTAACTCAAAATTAAAACACGGAAAAACAGTTGCTGAGGAATTACTCACTCCTACAAAAATATATGTAAAACCAGTTATGGATATGATTAAAAAATCCGATATAAACGTTAAAGGTCTTGCACATATTACAGGTGGTGGATTTAGGAAGATTAAAAGGTTAAACAAGAACGTTACATATGTAATAAATGAGTTACCAGAACCATTACCTGTATTTAAAGAAATACAAGAGCTTGGAAGCGTTGATACTCATGAAATGTTTAAAACATTCAACATGGGAATAGGTTTCTGTGTCGTAGTTGCAAAAGAAGATGCTGAAAAAGTAATCGAAATGGCAAATCAATACTTGATACCTGCTCAAATTATAGGTAAAATAGACGATGAATACACATTAGAGAATGGCGAAACTGTTAAGGATACAGTTATTGTCAAATACGGAAAAGACGAATTTATAATGGAATAA
- a CDS encoding alpha/beta hydrolase: MILRGHVFSNVLEMETGITAVIPNEFNPDEKYKVIYLLHGMCGRSGDWVDYTMLPVYANDYHTIFIMPEVIRSFYTDMKYGQKFFKYVTEELPTLCRSVFNISDKREDTGIIGASMGGYGALKSALSKPEQYGYCCAFSSPCLFLKEGMDYQRENEHTEEFKAMYGEQLIRDFHACFGERLEWIPEYEILELAKKVSDNQLKPKIYCNCGNEDYFLNENMRFSEEMKKLDFDFTFEELPGNHDWYFFNQALKKSLEFCFK; this comes from the coding sequence ATGATATTACGAGGACATGTTTTTTCTAACGTATTGGAAATGGAAACAGGGATAACGGCGGTTATACCTAATGAATTTAACCCTGATGAAAAATATAAAGTAATATATTTATTACATGGTATGTGTGGTAGAAGTGGAGATTGGGTTGATTATACCATGCTACCCGTTTACGCAAACGATTATCACACTATTTTCATAATGCCCGAAGTTATACGGAGTTTTTACACAGATATGAAGTATGGCCAAAAATTCTTTAAATATGTTACAGAAGAATTACCTACATTATGTAGAAGTGTTTTTAATATATCTGATAAACGTGAAGATACAGGAATTATTGGTGCATCCATGGGCGGATATGGAGCTTTAAAAAGTGCATTATCAAAACCTGAACAATACGGGTATTGCTGTGCGTTTTCTTCACCATGTTTATTTTTAAAAGAAGGTATGGATTATCAGCGTGAAAATGAGCATACTGAAGAATTCAAAGCAATGTATGGCGAACAGTTGATTAGAGATTTTCATGCCTGCTTTGGTGAACGTTTGGAATGGATCCCCGAATATGAAATATTAGAACTTGCGAAAAAAGTTAGTGATAATCAGCTTAAACCCAAAATATACTGCAATTGTGGAAACGAAGATTATTTCCTCAATGAAAACATGAGATTTAGTGAAGAAATGAAAAAGCTCGATTTTGACTTTACATTTGAAGAATTACCGGGTAATCATGATTGGTATTTTTTCAATCAGGCTTTGAAAAAATCATTAGAATTTTGCTTTAAATAA
- a CDS encoding TfuA-like protein has translation MKVAIFSKLTLKENEIKNLFESHNKLKNVDLHIYDPIKRGDLQKPEMLNYDIIGIIDGCFLQNTAVGHREILNIIKKGIKVYGAGSMGALRASELDDFGMVGVGKVYNLYKSGALCDDDEVAVTFDKILNHNQNLSQKEQSEFEIVQVTFSMVSFREFMANALSDNIVTREEHDILIKNAKELYYPLRTYETVFEKSQISKETMDNLMNYIKSQKDMKMVDGFEMLNHIIKDISNFKK, from the coding sequence TTGAAAGTAGCAATATTTTCTAAACTAACTCTAAAAGAAAATGAGATTAAAAATTTATTTGAAAGTCATAATAAGCTTAAAAACGTAGATTTGCACATATATGACCCTATAAAAAGAGGGGACTTACAAAAGCCTGAAATGCTTAATTATGACATAATAGGTATAATAGATGGCTGTTTTTTACAAAATACTGCAGTGGGACACCGGGAAATATTAAATATTATAAAGAAAGGTATCAAAGTCTATGGTGCAGGCTCTATGGGTGCTTTAAGGGCTTCCGAATTAGACGATTTTGGAATGGTTGGAGTAGGCAAAGTTTATAACCTCTACAAGTCAGGAGCTCTATGCGATGATGACGAAGTTGCAGTTACATTTGATAAAATATTAAATCATAATCAAAATTTAAGCCAAAAAGAACAATCTGAATTTGAAATTGTACAGGTAACTTTTTCAATGGTTAGCTTTAGGGAATTTATGGCAAACGCACTATCTGATAATATTGTAACTCGGGAAGAACATGATATATTAATTAAAAATGCAAAAGAGCTCTATTATCCCCTTAGAACATATGAAACTGTATTTGAGAAGTCGCAAATTTCTAAGGAAACAATGGATAACTTGATGAATTATATAAAATCTCAAAAAGATATGAAAATGGTCGATGGATTTGAGATGTTAAATCATATAATTAAAGATATTTCAAATTTTAAAAAATAA